Within Dermacentor variabilis isolate Ectoservices chromosome 8, ASM5094787v1, whole genome shotgun sequence, the genomic segment ctccaggtttctgccccgtaggtgagtactggtaagacacagctattatacacttttctcttgagggataatggcaacctgctgttcatgatctgagaatgcctgccaaacgcagcccagcccattcttattcttctgattatttctgtctcatgatccggatctgcagtcactacctgccctaagtagatgtatttccttacgacttccagtgcctcgctgcctattgtaaattgctgttctcttccgagactgttaaacattactttagttttctgcagattaatttttagacccactcttctgctttgcgtctccaggtcagtaagcatgcattgcagttggtcccctgagttactaagcaaggcaatatcatcagcgaatcgcaagttactaaggtattctccattaacttttatccccatttcttcccaatccaggtctctgaatacctcctgtaaacacgctgtgaatagcattggagagatcgtatctccctgcctgacgcctttctttattgggattttgttgctttctttatggaggactatggtggctgtggagccgctatagatatctttcagtatttttacatacggctcgtctacaccctgattccgtaatgcctccatgactgctgaggtttcgacagaatcaaatgctttctcgtaatcaatgaaagctatatataagggttggttatattccgcacatttctctatcacctgattgatagtgtgaatatgatctattgttgagtagcctttacggaatcctgcctggtgcttgcttggcagaagtctaaggtgttcctgaatctatttgcgattaccttagtaaatagtttgtaggcaacggacagtaagctgatcggtctataatttttcaagtctttggcatcccctttcttatggattaggattatgttagcgtttttccaagattccggtacgctcgacgtcatgaggcattgcgtatacagggtggccagtttctctagaacaatctgcccaccatccttcaacaaatctgctgttacctgatcctccccagctgccttccccttttgcatatttcccaaggctttctttacttcttccggcgttacctgtgggatttcgaatttctctagactattttctcttccattatcgtcgtgggtgccactggtactgtataaatctctatagaactcctcagccacttgaactatctcatccatattagtaatgatattgacggctttgtctcttaacgcatacatctgattcttgccaattcctagtttcttcttcactgtttttaggcttcctccgttcctgagagcatgttcaattctatctatattatacttccttatgtctgctgtcttacgcttgttgattaacttcgaaagttctgccagttctattctagcggtagggttagaggctttcatacattggcatttcttgatcagatctttcgtctcctgcgatagtttactggtatcctgcctaacggagttaccaccaacttccatttcacactccttaatgatgcccacaagattgtcgttcattgcttcaacactaaggtcctcttcctgagttaaagccgaatacctgttctgtagcttgatctggaattcctctattttccctcttaccactaacacattgatcggcttcttatgtaccagtttcttccgttccctcctcaggtctaggctaattcgagttcttaccatcctgtggtcactgcagcgcaccttgccgagcacgtccgcatcttgtatgatgccagggttagcgcagagtatgaagtccatttcatttctagtctcgccgttcgggctcctccacgtccactttcggctattccgcttgcggaagaaggtattcattattctcatattattctgttccgcaaactctactaataactctcctctgatattcctagtgcctatgccatattcccccactgccttgtctccagcctgtttcttgcctaccttggcattaaagtcgcccattagtatagtgtatttagttttcactctacccatcgccgattccacgtcttcatagaatctttcgacttcctggtcatcatgactggatgtaggggcgtagacctgtacaatcttcattttgtacctcttattaagtttcacaacaagacctgccaccctctcgttaatgctatagaattcttgtatgttaccagctatattcttattaatcaggaatccgacgcctagttctcttctctctgctaagccccggtagcacaggacgtgcccgctttttagcactgtatatgcctcttttggcctcctaacttcactgagccctattatatcccatttactgccctctaattcctccaatagcactgctagactcgcctcactagataacgttctagcgttaaacgttgccaggtttatattccaatggcggcctgtccggagccagtgattcttagcaccctctgctgcgttgcaggcctgacccgtggtcagttgcttcacagctgcttgggactgagggccggggtttgattgtgttgttcatataggaggttgtggccaagtattgcaccagggtggccaatcctgctctggtgagggagtgcgttaccggttctggtcaccgggattaggccacactccaggcctgtttatgcaattttatcaacacgcggacttttttttttttaatccggtggaaaattgccggcaccgggattcgaaccacggacctcttgcacgcgaggcgggtgttctacctctgcgccaccgctgcaGTACTATCATTGGTTAAAAATGTAACTGGTGATTTACGTTTGCACGGTATtgcaaatacagtagaaccttgttgatatgaCCTTCTTTTGTATAATTTCCCAAAGCTAATATTCGCTATTAAGAATATAAAAACAATGACCCGATTTTATGCTTCCTTTTTACCAGTTGAAGGGCCCCTCAAACGGTTTGGACAAGTTTTGTAGATGCATTGGGTATAGCTACGGTAAAACATAtgcgccacaatttaagtgaagcgtctcatatttaCAGAGCCATGGAAGATTACAAGTTATCCTCCTATCTTGCCATGCTTTTGCTCTTCAACTCATTTGCCAAGCAACTGGGGcgaagctccgccttcactggctcagcATTATGGTGTGACGTCATGGCATCTACTTCTGGCGACTTCGAGCCAGCACGGAAAACCTCTCCAGCTTAAACACGAGCCGCCTGGCCGCCGATCCCCGACAAAGTGAAACGCAAGCAGCATGCACTGCGAGCGTGCTGTGGGAGCGCCGAGCGCATCCAGCAGTCTGGTAAACGCAGGCGAGCTGGGCAGTTTGACGGTGGGGAGCATAAACGTGAGCAACCGGCGCGGTGCAGCCATCCGATtgcacagagctaatattgctgtaaccaagtgtaaaacattttaaaccttTAAAAAGACGTGTTCACGATCATGCTGCAGCCGagaatttacaccagcagcaaagcaaAACATactatgtcaagctgcaacagcATGCTCCAGCTTGACTTGTCACCAATTGCTAGGTTCGCAGCCCAAAATGCAACACGGGCGATTTATGGTCATCACGAAAAGAAACCTTGAGACCAACACAGAGCAAATTGTAACACAAGGAGACAACATTTGCTGTGCACCAAAATACTTCAGTGTAGAGATAAATTCTCGTGCATCCTCTTTTTGTTAATTCTATCTATAGAAACAAGTTAACGAACATTTGTCTACCACAAAGCTGCAAAAATTATCAGTGACGCTATTGGATAGCTTGCTCGACTGTCATGCATGGCGGCTGCTACGCAGATGGTGACAGAGCAGTTGAAAGCTCAGGGTACCAGCACTGCTGCAATTGGCAGCAATGCACATTTTCAAATCTTATAGTTAGGAGTGAGCGAATATTCAAAACGTTTTAATAATGAATCAAATACTGTTCTAGTCGATtcagtcttcgaatcgaatagtcactatttgtaaataCAAATAATTTTCTAATAGTTTTCAAGTATGTTAAAATGTCAAATCTGTGCAATCAAACGCAAAATTGGAGCAAAAGCACAACAATTTTCATCTCCATGGGCGTAAGATACGTATACGAAACTTTAGAACCTACGTAGTGCAACAGGCTGCAATATAGGGATCATTTTCCCTTTCCGAAAGACCTGTATAAGCAAAGAAAGTGCTTAATTGTTTCTGAGCTTTTGCAGGTCGTCACAGAAAGATGCTAAGCTTATGACTACTACGATGTGAATACAACTTTACATCCATCGTGAAAATGGCTGCTTATTATTTAAAGACTATTTGATAAATAtctgatattcgattcgatttgcTTCGTATTTGATTGGGCCTCAAAAATGCTATTTGCACATCCCTACTCATAATGAATTGTGCGCTGTACAAGGAGCACTTGAAAGTGTCActcaatgatcagaaggacctgcccagcaactcagtatgtttgtacaaaactGTAATAATCGTTCCAGCGTCCCTTTCATATGTTCCCGGAAATTAAGATCTTTCGCCACCAGCattcagtacattgccaaactgcgAATGTTCTGCGGCCCCTAGATCCTATGGAACAAGAAAAGGTGTGAGGCACATGCGAACGAGAGCAGTAGGCACTCGCGATGGCAGCTTCCTCTGCAGTAATTGCTGGTACACGCCAAGTGAAAATGATGGCACTTATTTTCTCATTCTGAAACCAGCAAATCTCGTCAGCCGTTGCAggttgcattcacagctatcgcagccagccctattgcaataagcatctttgcctatATGTTTCACAGCACCTGTGGCACAGTGTTTCTGGAAGCGTAATGCATGCTTTTAACAGGCGATAACCCAAACACActgctgttccctgctgcaggcagcgtAAAGTGAGCATTATGTTTCACTCTGGCGGCATCGTATCCTGGCAACACCCACCAGCTCAATTCCGTTTATATTTTCCATCACCATTTTTAAACACTATGCAATCGGAAAACAACATAATGTATCTACGTCTGCTCGAGCAACCCCAGCTCGTTGACGCTCACGCTGCAACGATTCACGTGTCAAATGCAAAGGATGCAACGATGCATCAGATGCAACGAGTAAGCATGTCAAATCTTCCCACCAAAATGCCCCGCCCAAAGCTACTGACCCAGGCCAAATTTGAAGTGTGCAAGCAAGGGTTTGCGGAACAGCAAGAAAGACAATACTCAAGCCACTCGGGCCCCACCAGTTCAGCGTGTCAGTGATTCACGCTGCAACCATTTGTGCAATGTGTAGATGTCGACTACAGTTGAATCTGCCCAATGTTTCAGTGACTCCATATAGTATGTTTGCCCAGTTAGAATGCTTTTTCTAGCATCTTTTTCTGAAAAGTTTAGGCATACTACAATAAAAGCTATGGCATTACATTTTACAACCATTTAAAGTAACGCACAGTCATGAGCAAGGTGTTGCAGTCATGAGAGTCACACATCCCATGCCGAGCACTATGGCGCCGAAAGGCCATGGCATCATGATAAAAGAGAAGCCATGAAGCCCCAGATTAGACAGTGAGCCACCAGATCGGGCAGGCTATGAGCAGGCTAAGAAACCGTGGCGTGCCGACTTCCACTAATGCCCCGCTGCTATTGGTGTCGTCACACGAGGTCATAGCAAAGTGAAACGTGGCGTTTAGAGCAGCTGAAATTCCAGCAGAGGTTGAGGTTAACTTTCATTTGGCTTGTATTTTGAATTTTTTATGAGCCATAACATGGGACTGTGCGAGTAGATTTCTATCATTTTTTTCACTCTTCGTTTTATGATACCCTTAGAGTAGATCTAGAGCATGGGCAAGAAAAGGCATTCCAGAGCCCCTTTAAGAGTATATGGAGCACTTGTACCACCTGATGAAGCAGAATACCCTGCAGCATGCTCAACGTCTATAGAATCCAAATTGAAACTCTAGTTCAACATGGCTGCTGACTTACTTTACAGTATCACGGTGTTGTGTTTTCTTATGTCTGCTCAAGTAATCAGCCCGCGTAAAGGACTTCGAGCAGACGGTGCAAGAGTATAGTCGGCCACCTGTATGAATGTTTAGGTGTAGCTTCATGCTGGAGTTGCGCGTGAAGCTCCGAGGGCacgaagggcattgaaatggcttctcatcTGTGTGGGTTTGCAGGTGTTTCTTCATGGTGGAGTTGCGCGTGAAGCtccgagggcatgaagggcactgaaatggcttctcacctgtgtgggtgtgcAGGTGGATTTTCAGGTGGGTCCttcgtgagaagctctgaaggcataaagggcactgaaatggcttctcgcctgtgtggctgCGCAGGTGGTCTTTCAGGTGGGTCggttgtgagaagctctgagggcatgaagggcactgatatggcttctcgcctgtgtgggtgcgcaagtGTTCCTTGACCTTGGACTTTTGTGAGAATCTCTGAGGGCATGAAGGACACTGAAATGGCCGCTCACCCGTGTGGACGGACAAGTGCCTCTTCAGGGTGTCTCTTcttgagaagctctgagggcacaaATGGCACTTAAACAGACACTCGCCGCTAGGGACCCTGGTGTATGCTTCCAGGCGAGACAGTTTATCAGCCTCATAGTCACAGAGATGATCTTGGTGGAGGCATCCCTGCTGTGAATTGTCACCGTTGGCTGTTGATGGAGAAATAGAAGGCTTCGATGCTGCACGAATGAAACAAAAGTAGTATTAGGAAACgtgaaaaaagaacacaaatacTAAAATGacgagctttttctttttttgatttggGAGCTCTTGAGGGTGATTTCAGGTATGCTGGAACAAAGGATGCATAGTGGTCCTTTTTTATTTACTCAATATTTCTGCAAATTATTTTTGAGAAAGGTAAAAAAATACAAGTGTGAAAGTGAAAGAATCTGGTGTTTGAAGACTTCCATGGATTTCTATGAACCTTAGAGAAGAGTGCCAAAAGCTTCGACCCAGCTTGCTCTCTAATCCTCAATGAGCACTCGAGATTTGAAGGCCATACTTGACATTTGCAAAACTTGCGAATTGCTGGCACAACAAATTTCTCATATGAGACTTCATCAGTTGGTTTCTTTTGGATCACATGCCAAACCTTGGCAATGTTCTTGTAAGTTGAGACTGCAAAGAGCAGGCTAGGACATACTGTATTTTTCTGCGTAGAACCCGCCAACACGTAGAACGCGCACTGCCTTTCAGAAAAGCCCAGAAAGTAAATATGCAATACTTCTGGGAGattaaaaaaattcagcagacacacttaagactgcttatgtGAGGGAACGTGAAAGCACTACAGCCCCTTTAGTGAAACatctttttctgcacattccttgtctgtgcaagctcttgcctgcattctaactgcgcctcgataCGGGTAATTCAAAACACGCCAGGCGTCTCAATGCGTTCACTTGCCcgcaaggagttcataactcaaagAAACACTCAGCGGTGTTCAACAGGACATAAATGCGTTTTATTCTACGCTCATTTTGTACAGTCATGATGTgatgccacctcctccccattggctgcactGTCACATGCTCACTTACACATGCACCAGGCCACACCTTCAGtacgacgtgacgtgtgcaatgatgCACCCACTAGGCACAACTTTAGTTCACCAGAAACGTGGAGCCTCCCTTAGAACCTCCCTTAGAAATTCGACATCAATCCGAATATTTTTGACGTGTTAGAACTCCTTAAACTGTCGGTCATTTTTGGTATGATTGCTTGGTGGCAACGCCTACACTGCCAGATTTTTgtgtaatggggcatataatgctctcgcattaaaaatGACATGCATATAACGCAcagaaataactgcatacaacgCTCAAATGTTTATAAAGTCTCCTCTTGGGGATTAACGACCTGTCCATGTCCTATCTTTGGCCAGCAACTCTGTCCCCCTTATCGGTAATGCTGCTGGGCTGTTGAGCGCAGCTTATGGTGATCCGAGTTCTAATTTGGCAGCGCCATGTGCACTATTAGCAAACTGGCAGAGCGCAAAATGACAACCCATAAAGAGGAGGATAATGAGTAACCATGAAGGAGGGGAAAAGGGAGCTTCAACACACAGTGgtaacccaaggtaactttctgtgcaaatgaggggggAGGGTACATTACTATTGCAactgtgaataatgcccaccattcgccataaaaatgtgtaaacccacaaaagagaaatgaaagaaaacatatttcacagatacaagcttgacaaacaaggaaccacatcaaatggattCGCGCAGAAAGaagcacaggaagaacactgccaagaacaagtaaacaagcgaaagtgtaaaataaagatttctagtagcgttttttttaatgACCTCTGGAGAAATacagagaaatgtatatttgccgAACAATCCCAGttgttttggatccctcgtttattgctccaagttaagtgccaaaactgaatcgtattgttatttgggaagttgcgtaacgatgcgtggctgtcAGTTGCATACAAGCGTGCGTAGAACACAGGGCACTGCAATTCTAGACATACTGCGCCCACcgcagaaggttagaaaaacacccacataaacacagcagggaagtggctaggtcaggcggttagactgataatggtagaagtgtcattcaaaacACATGGGATCCTTCTCCAATTATGGTggtgttttctctacttccttattaaataaaaagatgttgatccatctATAGTTTCACAAGCAATGtataaatttgttaattttcgtttttccttcctgtttggctgttgcttcAGCTCTCTCCCTTAGAAgaccgcttaatttctcaactcctagCAACTCTTGTCTCCAGTTGCAAACTTTGCGTGAAAAGTGCTGTACatttagggaaaaaccagacgaggtaacgagTGACATTTATATTCCTTATGGGTTAAAGGTTATTGCAGAGTTTGATCATGGATGCTGTCTCGCATGATTTTTTTTCCCACCTGACCTAACCtgtatcacgggtatatggttgcGAGGATGTGCCAGTGTCGCAGcgagccatcactcgagaaaatagTGAAGCAAAAGGAAgagtttatttattcatttatttatttagttattttgtTGAAACTCGTATGAAACATATGTTGAAACAAATATGAGTATATGCTCTCTGAGGAGAAGTCTAGGCTGAAAGATGAAGTGGAGACTGTTCGCGCCAAGTACGAGTCTACACTGCAGAATCTTGAGGAGAAGCTCCGAGGGACCGAGGTCGACCACAGGAGACATCTGAAGGAACTGCTTGCAAACCAGGAGCACTACCAGGAAGAAGTGAAGTTGAAAGACGAAGAGCTACTTCTGCTGAAGCACAAAGTGGAGCAGTACGCTGACACGCTTAGTTCGCAAAGGCTGAAGTATGACCAGGAGCTGGAAAACATCAAGCGAAGTTTGGAGGCCAAGCACGCTGCCGAGATCGAGTCACTCAAGTCAGAGCACAGGGAAAACATTGAGGTGCTGAGAGAGAGTCTGCAACGAGATCTGCTGGTACACAATATTCATCAACTCACGCTGCATGGAGGAATAAGCGTCACATTGTCTAAGTACTGGATAATACAAGGAAGACGGCTGGTGAAGAAGATAATTCATGAATGTCTGAAGTGTCAACGATTTGACGCCACACCGCCGCACCAGGAAACAGCCCCACTTCCTGCTGACAGAGTCAACGAGCGACAACCATTTGAAGTGATCGGTGTGGATTTCGCTGGTTCGTTACTTATAAAAGAGGCGATGAAAGGCACGACAACACAGTATATTGAAATATTTGTATGTGCTACTACTCGAGCTGTACATCTCGAAGTTGTGGACAACACGACGACAGAAGCATTCTTACATGCATTCCAAAGATTTACAGCGAGACGAAGGTTAAGTTGGACCATTTACAGTGACAACGCAAGGATGTTCAAGAAGGCCAACAGAGACATCAATCGTATGATTAAATAACTACAGGAAGAAGTCTCCAAAAGAGCAAGCCAAGGAGATCAAATCAAATGGAAGTACATCGCAGAACAAGCGCCTTGGTTGGGAGGCTTTTATGAAAGGATGGTACGAAGCATGAAATCAGCAATGAAGAAAGTTATTGGAAAAAGACTGTTATCAAGAGAAGAGATGCAAACAACAACAACTGAAGTTTAAGCTATCCTTAATAGGTGGAAAGGATAGGATTAAAGACAACTGAAGGTGAAAAAAAGGTCAACATATAAGAAATGTGCAGAAATAAAGATTGGTGGGAAAGATGGAACAGGGAATATCTGAAAGAACTGAGAGAACAGTGTAacgcaagaaagcaagaaatgacATTGAACCAAGGATATATCGCTTTAATCGGCGCACGCACTCCTAGATCCTTCTGGAACCTGGCTAAGGTCATTGAGGTACATTCTGGAGTCAACGCGAAACCGCATTCCTGTCTCTTAAAAATGCAAGGAAGACTCGTTCAGAGACCTACCTGTGCAACATCTATACACACTTGAAGGCTGCTTCCaatcatgagaagaaaactttTTGCGGCTGGAAGCTGTTGAAACTCATGGGAGCagacaagaagagaaagaagacggcgCGCTCCAGCGGCGCGCGCTCTTacgaaagcaataaaaaaaaaagaagaatcttgatttcgttcgcatcgaacgcagctgtctcGTCTCGTTTTTGCAACATACTTAGTTAAATACCTTCAGGGCCCGTAGGCATTACAATAGGGAGTGGAATGCATAAACAACAAATGTATTAACACCGAAGACAAAAACAGAAACAACAGTTAACTGTGTTGCAGCAAAAAGCGGATTACTGAAAATAAACAATAGCTTCAACAGGAGATTCAAACAAGTCAGCGTCGGTAATTTCGGCAATTGAGGTGGGAAGGCAGTTCGAATCGTTACTTCTCTTAGGAATGAATGAGTAAACATATGGGTTAGTTCGAGAAAACGGGACACCTACATTATGAAGGTGATCTCTATGGGATAAAATGTACTCTGGCCCAGATAGAAGGACTTATGtaagatggtgatgatgataaattTTGTGAGAGTCACCAAGACACTTTCCTTCATAAGGAATGAAGAGAAAGGTTCAAAGTAGCTTTCATGATGGACAGGCTAGTAGACGAGAGTAGTTGTGAAGTATAAATCTTGCGCTGCGATTTTGCACCGATTCCAAAGTTTGAATGAGACACTCAAGACGGGATATCACACCGAGCATGCATATTCCAGTGTTGGGCGCACGAGCGATCGATAGAgtagaagttttaatgaagatggtgccatagagaaattgcgCCTTAAGCAACCAAGCACGCAATTGCCATTGTTGGCAACGCAACTGGCGTTGTCTCCGGCCGCAActtgttccacgagcatacagaccagctgactacgagtTGAATCCCTTTCCCgctccctggatcagtctaaacaaagaaggttgaactaacgaagcaacagcccGCCCCCCGGGTATGTGCCTGAAGAGAGGTCTAATTGCATATGGTTTGTTCACTTAGTGTGGCCGTGCATCACAGCAGGGGATAATGTTCCTGCAAATGTGCTCCAGCAACGATCAAACTCTGAGAATGTAAGTAAGCAGGTGTTGCATTCTCCTATGTTCCAAGGACGGCTCATTACTCTCCGAGTACAAACTGGGAATAGGCAATGTCCTGTAGGCACCAGTTGCTAGGCGTAGCCCTTGATAACGAGCTGGATCTAATCGCCGGAGGCATGACTGTCTAGCCGAGCCATAAAGTATGCAATCAGAGTCTAATTTACTGCTTACCAAGCGACAACAGATACATAGAAGACATTTGTGGTCGGAGCCTCAGTGCTTCCAGGACAAGACTTTGAGAATGTCAAGTGCCTTGCTTGCATTAACCTTCAGACTATTTATGTGTGCTAGAAAGTTCAGCTTCTTACCGAATAAAACTCCTAAATACTTGTGGTCTTGTCTCACTGGCAGTGCGGCTTCATGTAGCTTTAAGATAGGGTCCAGTTGTGAaaaccccccctttttttttttaaagaaaaaaaaaatgcagcaacaGCTTTTTCATTGGAGAAACGGAAGACGTTTTTATTTGCCCATTGGGTCATTTTATTTACAGTGAATTGAATTTGCCGTTTGCAAGTTCGCAGCATGCAACTTGGAGATCATCAACACATAAAGAATGGATCAGAGAAGATGGCGTACAGTTGACCTGCGCAATAACTAAGTCGACGAGGAACATGGAAAAATTCGCTTTTGCAAGAATTTTGTCCTtgtgaaatgagacagcacagatgGGTAATGCGTCGCAGAATGAAACTTTATTATCAAAATTCCGTTAGACTATATTGGCAAGCCTTGCCGCACTGCCGACAGCCGCACTGCTGTGTTCATGGTCAATTGCTTTCAGAGATATGATCACGATTTTGCGTAACTTGGCACCGGATGCAGAGCAACAGCGCTCCACGCAAGCAGTAGCGTTTCTCCAGCTGTCGCCCATAGACGCCGACGCGTCCGGTGTCGAgcacgaaagtgatcgtatctcgtatACCCAAAGGCGGTCTATCGAGATTACGGCTCCTTAGCGCAAATCTGCGTCCAGTGCTGAAATCCGCACATGATGCCTGTCGGGCGGCACCAAAACCAATGTTTTTGAAGTAGGGGATGCGTATTCCCGGATGATCGCTTAATCATGACCCTATCTGTGGCACTCCACAATGCGGCCGCCATCTCAAGCACCATATTACACTTTGGTGGGatgtggatttccttgtttttgctgcatctTGCTCACCGAAGTGCACATTAAGCACTGCACTAGGTGTACAAAAACCACcgtcacatgtcggtagcaacatgtGTGTCACTTCGAACGAGCGATAAGATGGCAGCCATGACGTGTTTCTGGCGCACGCGATGGCTCCCAGCGTATtgattgttttagagcgcagctctttggcgtccgttcctgggtttcgcgtcggcgccgtcgtcggcctcgtaaccagctccgcccccctttcatccccccagcgctagcagcgatcgactgataccgctggatgccgctgacgccgctagagagtcaagataacgtgactgcatagaacaccgtcgccgccatgcagaaagaggaggaaagggtccccccccccccctgttcttgtgtggcggataaggtgctcttcagttgccgacgcgccggttattcgttgtccctgaaaccaactccgcagctggggttgactcactatcggcgtcagcggcatcagtcagtcgctgctatctcttccctcctccctttattgtgttgtccgcttgctgcgcgcgcttctgcccccatcgtttgccgctgggtgtacacgtcgcccccctct encodes:
- the LOC142590607 gene encoding uncharacterized protein LOC142590607 isoform X2, translating into MSPGECITVAKVACHPTSKVIGQVEVGMQCSLPLADKSVECSFKAGSESRSVQTTETVDQSSSISAGRHHEVTLTLQHEESQQSHLYHCDCCDYATARLPALIIHKRNHIASKPSISPSTANGDNSQQGCLHQDHLCDYEADKLSRLEAYTRVPSGECLFKCHLCPQSFSRRDTLKRHLSVHTGERPFQCPSCPQRFSQKSKVKEHLRTHTGEKPYQCPSCPQSFSQPTHLKDHLRSHTGEKPFQCPLCLQSFSRRTHLKIHLHTHTGWSDVHQCSNNKEALRYRIPAAMWDLCCYFHKKSHDPDPQSHTQPTI
- the LOC142590607 gene encoding uncharacterized protein LOC142590607 isoform X3; the encoded protein is MSPGECITVAKVACHPTSKVIGQVEVGMQCSLPLADKSVECSFKAGSESRSVQTTETVDQSSSISAGRHHEVTLTLQHEESQQSHLYHCDCCDYATARLPALIIHKRNHIASKPSISPSTANGDNSQQGCLHQDHLCDYEADKLSRLEAYTRVPSGECLFKCHLCPQSFSRRDTLKRHLSVHTGERPFQCPSCPQRFSQKSKVKEHLRTHTGEKPYQCPSCPQSFSQPTHLKDHLRSHTGEKPFQCPLCLQSFSRRTHLKIHLHTHTDVPSGVPQGIVLGPLLFLIYVH